From the Paenibacillus sp. R14(2021) genome, the window TCTTCGCTTAATTTTCCGCCAAACGGCAGGAAAAAATCTCCTGGCATGATGAGTTGGCCATCACTTCGTTGATACATGATTTCGTCCTCCAGATGCACGGTATTTACCGGACTGTCTACCGGTTTCCTTGCATCTTATTTCGAAAAAATATGGTCAAACCCTTGTTATTCCTAGGTTTTTCATTCATTCAGCAAGCCCTAAGTATGCGTATTTTACAAATCAATAAACAAAAACGTCAATTAGCCCCACCTAATATTAAGATGAGGGCTGCGCTTTGATACACGAATAAACACACGAATTCCCGAGTCATTTTCACTCATCATTCAGATCGCTTAGCTTTGTACAATTCTACATTTCAACGATTTATCCGCCCGTCATAGGTAACAGTGTGAAAACTTGGACGTCATGCTGAAGTTGGATACTGGCGGTTGTTGGTACGTCCGTTTCAAGACTCGCTAGCGAGGAAGTGATCGCCAATTGCGGTTCCGGCGAACTTCTCGCCCATCAAGCGGGAGAAGAGCAACAACGAGCTGCGTGGCCGGTGGTTCACCACAATGTGCTGGGCCTTCCCCTCTTTGTTGTTGAAAACTGTGACAACAACGCCGACGGGCTCACCGCGAACCTGAGTTGTATAGTCCTCGAGAAAGCCGTTGTCGCCGTATTTGTCGGCAAAGTGGAACTCCTGATACTCATACAGCGAGCGGGCAGTGACCACGATTGAACGAACTTCATCTGCGCCCTGAGCGGCGCCGACCATCGCAGCGCCCTCAAGTGTGACGTCGTCGGCTAGGTTGTCTAACCATGCCGGGTAGTAGTGTTTTCGGAGATTGGGATCGCCGATCCCCAAATATTGAGCATTTTTTTCATTTCGTCTTTTTTCCGACATATTGATTCCTCCTATTGATTTATCCTTACTTTGTCGTCAAATAATTGCTTATTTATATTTTCGGGAATGCCAAGCGAAATTTTATGTTTCTGTGGCTTAGATTCTTCGTGCTTCGGCAGCATTTCCAGAATGATCAAGGAACTAAGTAGCAAAGCAAGCAAGAACCAAAAAGGTAAACTAAGTGGTTGAACATGCAGTTAAATGGTGTCTAACAATTGGAGGTGCAGTTCATCGTCGGCTGCCTTATGTTTTGGAGTAGCATTATCGTTCCCAATTAGCTCAAACGTAATCGCGTTCGTCCTCGATGATGGCCTTCAGTATTCCAGCCATCCCTCCAAATTTGACGTAGATTGTTCGGACGGCAACGTGGGCCTCACGTGCAATCATTTCAAGACTGACCTTTCCGTAGCCTCTTTCCGCGAATAGCGCCGCCGCCAAATGAAGTAGCAGATGGCGTCGCCCCTCGCGATC encodes:
- a CDS encoding helix-turn-helix domain-containing protein, whose amino-acid sequence is MADREGRRHLLLHLAAALFAERGYGKVSLEMIAREAHVAVRTIYVKFGGMAGILKAIIEDERDYV